A segment of the Arachis hypogaea cultivar Tifrunner chromosome 5, arahy.Tifrunner.gnm2.J5K5, whole genome shotgun sequence genome:
TCATCCTCCTGCATGATGGCACTGATCTCATCGAGGAAGTGTGATCCACCAAAATCCGCATCAAGACCAACACCGGCAAGGAAGTCTGAAAATGTGCTGCTCGGACTCACCCATGGTGTACTTTCCTGAAGTGTCTGGTCGTCACCGAGAACACCAATGAAGTAATCTCGGAGCGGCCCCTCCTCAAGTCCAGCCTCACCATGGGCAGAGGGATCTCCGATAGCGTACCCCTCTCCACCATGCCCGTCATGATGGGAACTAACAACCCCGACTGCAGCCCCTCCCCCACCGGCCACGTCACCAAGATCACCATCGCCGTGCCCCGCAACAGGCGCCCTCCGTCTGCCTCCATGCCCTCGTCCTCGACCACCATCCATACCTGCCTCATCAGCCTCCTCCATAGCCTGGTCTAGCCACCTCCACTCACGCTGGCTCCGTCGTGTCTCGACTCGAGCTCTCCTCTCAACCCGACGCCTATCAGGGACGTCGTCAACTCAATCCATGTCAGGAACTCGCCTAGGACCCCTCTGTGACGCCTCCACAGGAATAGGAACGCACCTCAAATCCCCCAAATACATCTTTGGTGACAAGAACCTCTTTCCATGCTAACTCCACCAATCTAGGAAGGTGTGCGACGGTCCAGGGTCCGCAACAACATCGAATCGAAAGACGTAGTCCGCACGGCTCTCCCAATGAAGATGCCAATGCTGCAAAGCGGACGGGAACCAACGATCACCGCCTCTCCCATCCTtcgacatcagaaagtcgatgttTAGGGCGGGACGCAGACGGGGCTGGACACCGCCGAACTGTGATAGAACCCTatctatctgatgccactctataaCAGTAAAGTATATCAGTGATGTCACAGACCGCCACACCGCCGTGTGTCAAGGCTCCAACGCCTCCGGATGCACAACCTGTAGTATCTCAGGGGAGCTATACGACATCCAGATAAACTGCACAAAAATTACAACATTGTCATGCCAACTCCTTCTACAAAATCATAAagtctaattatttaaataaaagtaacCAGAAGTATACTCACATCCCTGGACTGTAACATCTCTATCTTCAGTCTGCACATCTGCACTCTAGGACCCTTCTCGCTACCGGAAGGGTtgtaacctgaccacctgcaTCGCACATGGGTGTTATTTCTAATTAAAAGTATGACATATTTGTAATATAGTACAAGCGTACATGAACATTAGCTATTTTAACTTGAAATAGAAAAGTCTGAGTAGGGTACCTCGATGCCAAAGGCCAGCTGCACGTATCATACCCAGCAGGCCTAAACCTAGGAAAGCGCCAGAAGATCCAGGACTGAAGTAGCTGAAGTGGACCCGCTAACTTCACCACATGTCTGTTtgccactcggcacatgcaccggtacaaccatgccaATGCTGCAGACCCCCAACTGTAGGAACTCATCTTCTCAAGTCTAGCTATGTAGGGAAGCCATCTGATGTTAATGCGGTTGCCGGACTTGTCAGCAAACAGCTGagtgcccaacaacatcatgatataggcatGAGCAAAGCGCCGCATAATCTCCTCATCGACTCCCTCGGGGCACTCTCCAAAAGTCTCCTGGAACCAGGTGCAATTTACTGCGAACTTCTGAACCTGGCTCGGAGGAGGAATCACTCCAAGCAACTCCTCGAACCACACCCAAGCTGGACGTCCACCCTCGATATATATATGGAAATCTGTAAGGCAACCGCTAACATAACGCCCGTCCACTGCCAACCCCAactggtacgccacgtcctgaAGCGTGATCGTGCACTCTTCGAAGGGCATATGGATGGTGtgcgtctcaggacgccaccGCTCCACGAAGGCACTGACAAGGGGCTCATCTAACCGGAACCATTTATCGTTCAGCCTCGCTAGATGGTATAActcggccatctgcaagtacggcaCATACCGCTCATCGAGTCGCATGCCCTGTTAccgccgcatgctcctgatgcatcTCTGTGGCTGGGCATTACATGGACCGCATTATTAAAACCACATAGAAAACCAGtaacaaaaataactaataacAGAAACCACTTATCGAAACCAATAACACAATATACATTCGAAACCAATATAACAAACCAGTTGCAAAACCACATGCCTAAACCCCTAACATAAACCAAATAGAAGTCCAGTTACgagaaacaaaaggaaaaataCTATCCTAAACCGCTTACAAAGGCACCTAGTAAACCactaataaaaactactaaactGAACCGCCAACAAAACCACATGcttaaaccgctaacataaaccggAAGCTAATCCACTTACGAAAACCACATGCAAATCCACTATCATAAACCGCACATAAAACCACATGATAAACCATTGCCAATACCACCAAAAGTAATCCGCCAacataaaccatcaacaaaaccactaaaaaaaccactaacataaaccgctaACTAAAACCACATACAAAACCTCTAAAATAAACTACTTGCAATACCACTacgataaaccactaacataaaccgccactaaaaccacatgcaaaaccactaactcAGATAAACTGATCGCAAAAATGTGTTCTAtccactaacctcgtcgttgatgaccccaGCTATATGAGCAACTCCGTCCAACCGATACAGCCTTGCTGGATCGTCCCCCATCGACTGAGTATTCTGTTCGAGTCTTTGTCGGATcaaatctgggtcgttttctctgggatttggtgggatATGGGAATGGAGAAGTGGTTCGAATGagggtgattcgaactccttatatagccgaaaacttagtaattcgaaccagccccGTTCGAATTAGTAATTGCATCAACTTCtgagtaattcgaaccacccaAGTTCGAATTACTTGGGGAAGCATTCacatgtgtaattcgaaccaatgcAGTTCGAATTATGCTCTTCCTAGTTCGAACCAAGTAGGTTCAAATTATGTGCATGAGGTCTTCGTTAATAATTCGAGTtaggttggttcgaattatatgtaAATGTAGTTCGAACCAAGCTAGTTCGAATTACATAGGAACATATTTGGCTGATTCGTGAAGTTATTTTCAGTTTGGCTTATTCCTGTAACTAGTTTCCTCCCTTGATTTAATTGTGTTTTTtaccctattatatatatatatatatatacctcttTCAATAATTAAGAATCATGTTCACCAAAAACCTTTTTATTTTCTCCaacaaatcaaaattttaacTCTCTGCGCAAGAAACGAACAAAAAATTTACTTCACAATATAGCAAAAATCTTATACTAGTTATGCACAAAAAAATTCAACGTCATAATCATCATTATTAGGTATGAAAAAACTTTTACCTAATTAATCTCTTTCTGCGATATTAACTGTGCATCATCTGCTTTCGAATAACCAATATTTTTATATGGCCGGGGAACAATATCACACGCGTCAATCAGATGGCTCCTTCACATCACTTCAGCAGCTGAAGAAGAATAATTTTTTCATTACCGTAGCATTAACCTTGTTTATATAGATAAAATTTAGGAAATATTATGGAccacaaatattttaaagatgTTTGCCTTTATTAGAAATTATATGATCCTTTAAGAACTAAGCAGAAATGTTTTTAATGTGTAATTTAGATAAAATTCATacgctatttatttattatgtgataTGTAATTCTATATAATGTGTAATTATAAAGCAATACATTTAAGTCTGGTTGGACTATTCTCTTTATGATTGATTTGTTTTGTTGACAAATTGTTGATGGCGGTAATTGATTTCACAAtccataaaaattatattatttttaaatttgttgcaTATAAAATATGATTGGATCTTTTTTAAATGTATTATTAATTCATAGACATAAAAGACATAACATATTTTTGACATTGATGAATTTAGGAAAATGTTTGGAGTTCATTTTTATAATTGTAGTTAGGTGGAATGAGTCTAATTTgtagttttaattttagatataaattaaaaatctattAAGTAAAGACGTAAtgttaataatgaataatatcaTTCATCTGAACAAGtattaattagaaattaataTCTCAATAACTATATACGATGTCTAAAAATTTTTTGGTAGATTTTATGGTGTCTTTTATTGTTGTGTTTAAATTGTACGTCTAACTTATTTTTAtaggtaaaaaataaaatatataaaataaaaataaaatattaaaaatttattaaatattattttttttgttttttttagtaaGTTAGACACCATAACTTAAGCATCATAGCATTTATCAAATCTTTTTAtgaaatgaaaaaatataatgaaaaattaaattaaaattttgaataataataataataataataataataataataataataataataataataataataataatatcgataagggaaagtatgaggagccaatgaaatatttatacaatgtgtacaatggaaatttatggagtattagagatataattattagtgttacatttttccATCAGCCGAAGCTTTTggaatgagtggtatcatgacatggtattaaagcGCTAGAtttgaaaggtcaagagttcgattcttggtgaacccaaaaattaaactaatttttcaagaagatgtttattatcccttttACTCGGATGGTTCCATCTAAATAGTATAAGGGATGTTCATTTCATAACTCAAATGCAGTGTGATTTTTTCtctcatataataataataaggtaaattttatgatatttattagtgtttaatttttgtctaatttatttttataataatttttaaatatttaataattatttatttttattcttttaaaattaaatattaatttttaatttttttgataagtTAGACAAATACTTTTAAACACTATAATAAtcacctaataataataataataacaaccacaacaacaacaaccactacaagaaaaacacccattcaggtacacttgaaaagtgtagccaaaagtgaaaaaaaaatgatgccttaggctatggctatgctttttgggctacggctacgctttttggagtgattcctattcggccgttgcctattctcaaaggctacgcttttctgtaccaagggctacgcttttgacttttgagaataggctacgcttttcaagtgatgctgtccagaaccaaaggctacgcttttcaactttcatttttctagaataggctacgctttttaacaCTACtacatcacttgtaaagcgtagccatattgtataccatagctactttttataagcgtagccttagattcctctttttttgtatactatagctactctatataagtgtagccttaggtccctcattgttttttttctatatatatatatataattctaataattttttgtacaacataatatttaataatatgattatatatataattatgtatttttaattaaataaattaaatattataaaataaaaataaatacacaattatattaaactaaaaaatattctaGCAAAAGACAGCAAATACATTCTAAAGATTCACAAGCACTGTAATGTTACAATATATTAGTACATAAAACAATGGATCCAACTATCCAATTGAACAATCATTCAACAATagagtaaaaaaaaatgaaacatgtCTAAACTACTACTTTCCATGTATCAATGAATATAAAGAGGATTACAAATTATTGTTGTATTTTGATATACTGGATTCGCACAATGCTTGCTCCTCTATTTCAGGATATCTCGAATCTTTCTTGGCAGTACTTTTATTTGATGCTGCTGCAGCCATCTATCAAAAGAATCACTAGTTGAGTTCTACAACAATATCAGAAAAGTTAGTTTAGTTCATACCTCTTCAGATCGCGCTATCATGCTTGGAGGACTAACAGCTAAATAAGCATAAGCCATTAACTCCAATGGCCAACCAGAAATTTGTATTGGAAAACATTGAGATCTGaccaaaaatagaacaaaataagTTGGTAACAATTAAAGTTAAAAGTATTCATCGGAATGATATCTTAAAGGCATATCAGATAATATAAAGTCATCAAGAGAGAGTAAGAAACGAAAGGTTATGGGCTTATGGCCATTATGAAAACAAAAGCTATatcagtaaataaataaaattctaaaaaataacgAATTTGCTTAAAAAAATGGTAGtacatttagttagttttcattagtGTTCCACAGTTCAAAAATGGATATTTTTCATTTAGTTATCCTTCAGAAGACCAGAAAATCAGAACCCAGATTTCATAACCATAATAAAAAAACTATATGAGAATTATATGGGAGCATAACAgcaataaaaaaatgtttatataTAGATTCTGTTTACCCTGGTTGATTGGCTTGTTTCTGAAATGCTACATATATCTAACTCCTATTTGAGAATAGCAtgtacaaaaatattataaagtATATTATATAATACTTACATCGAATCTTGAAGGATCAAATATCCTTGGATTAGGATAAACCTGAGGGTCTTGGTGAATAGCCCTATAACAAACAAAAACCTTCCAACCTTTGGGAATAAGAAAACCTACACCATATATCAAAATGTAAATGATTCATCACTCTTCATCATTCTTACATGTATCTAAGCAATAATAATAACCATTATTAGaaccaaaaaatataattttacagAAACAATTGGGACTAACCATTCAGTTTGACATCACGCTTTGCCTCCCGGAATGTCATTAAAGAGAAGGTAATATAGCGCATAGTTTCATCAATTGCCTACACATACAGAtgcattataattataaatatgaaatTTTACTTAACACAAGATAACATAGCTTGTATAAGAAAGTTGTAAAAATATATCTTATCACCTTAGAGAGGAAATCCATCTGCCTATATTCCTTCATTGTCATACCCTTCTGATTTGCTGGCCTCCGCTTTACGATCTCTTCCTGTTCTTGCTTAGCCTTTTGGAAATACTGAGGGTGCTGTTGAAGGATCAAAGTAGCCCACATGGTAGTGTGTCCAGAAGATTCATGTCCAACATTCAAATACATTATCATAATGTCAATCACTTCATCATCAGCCAATTTCCTACCGTTCTCGTCTTCAGCATCAATCAGTTGATCCAAcatatcttttgttgttttgtttGGATTTTCTAACTTCTCCTTTCTCCTCTCATTCACAACATTTTGAAATATGCTAACTAGATTCTTTCTAGCCTGAATATCACagatcatatatataattagtcaaatatgtataatataacataaaaagattctatttaaaatgaaaaacatCCTGCATGCACCTTGAAGGCTTTGTGGAATGCAAAACCAGGAAGATCAATGCGCAAAGCTCTCATGCCATAGTTAAGCTTAGTGTATTCCTTTTCCAAAGCTTCCATAACAGAAGTGCTGGAGGCGCCAAGGAAAATGTGGATGATGATCTTGAATGTAAGCCTTCTGAGTTCAGTCAGCAACTCAATTCGCCCCATCTTTGACCATTTTTCCAATTCGTTTTTCATGAGTTCATCCATGAAAGCCAAGTACATGGAAAGTGGTTCCAAGCCAAATAATTAACatgcaacaaaaataattaacatgaAATCAGTAAACTACTCTAGACAAATGAATAATAGTCCCCATTAGTACTTGATTTTTGTTTATTAGAACATTACCATTTACCACTACAAAGTAAACAGTGCTGATTAAGAAAGCAACAATCATTCACATACAGATCCAAGAATCAAGCAGCTGACTGGTCAATAAGCATACTCAATGGAaaggtttctgccatttaatcacCAAATACAACTAAAATCAATATCTAACTATTCTAACCCTTACCTCTTTGTTGATCAAATACACAAGACTTGTCCCTGTTTTTCTCTTGAGCCCAAACCTTAACCGTTCCAAGAACCAGAATTTTGGTTACATTTCACAAGGCCATTCGACCAAATTAAACACAGAGGAGAGAAAATCACTCACCTCTCTTTGCTTGTGGTGGTAGTTGTGTTAACAGAAATTGAATAAACTGAAAAAAATGGAGCAAGAGaattatcaaaattttgaattagaggagaaaagaaagaagatgaagtcGCTGTCCTCACCTAGCAAAGAAACTCGAAGAACAGTTGGGTGAGTGGAACGCAGCTCCCTCTTAAGCTTCAGTCAGCTCCTTCCTTGGCCATCATTCTCTTTCTCTTGGTGCTATGGTTGATGAAGAGCCAAAACCTTGAAGAATGCTCCTGTTTTTGCTCCCTGGTGCTTTGGTTATTCCTCTGTTCCTTGCCCTCTCTCTACTGTCTGTGAATTCATGAGGGAGACAGACAGAGACAGACAGAGAATGGCCCTCTATTCCTCCTCTGATTTCTGAACGTGAAATCTTGTTGACCCTGCCATTCAATATTCAATATTAGGGCAATCACTTGATAAACTTTGACTTCACTAGTTCACTAGTTCACCATCTACACCCACATTTAGATCCTTCTGCAACTCACCTTATTAGTACGACCATTGCTATACTTATGAACAATACTTATCTTCAAGAAATGGAAAAGAGCTGCAATAGGGGACTGAACCGACCACTTAGAATTTAGAAACATGCAAGATTACAGCTATTGAATCAAATTTCTTCCTATCAAGTTCTACAATGATCAGAATTTGAAACTAATCAACACTAACTTCTGAAACTAAAATAACTGTTATAACATATGCTAGTCTAATAGATATAGTGCAGTAAATTGTCAAAATCTGAAACAAACTAACTTCTGATTTCTAACAAACCTGACAGTTACAACAAATTAACCAACTCACAAATTATCCAACCCAAAGCAAACTGAAAGTACCTCCTCATTGTCACCCTCAAGATCTAAATGTGGCTTTGTAACACTACAAGCAATTCCTCTCTTCCCTCTTTATTCCCTCTATGAGTGACTTGTTGAGTCCCTAATAAACAAGAAGACAATCAGAAACTATACATGAATGCGAGTTTTATGAAAGAGTGTGATTAGAATATTTGAGCTGAGACTCTAATGCCAAGTTATAAGAATCTATTCCAAAACAAAAAGCTGGAGCAATAATGATTTCTTCAAAGATATCCAAAGCCTAATGTCTAACAAGAGTGCCATTCAACTCTTGGTCAGTTTAGATAACTGCAAGAGTGTGATTAGAACATTAACATACCTTAACTGCAAGTTCTCCAATAGCCCAGCATGCATTATTTACTATTGAAATAGCCTCTAACAAAGGAAGAAAGAATCAATATTATTTagatttaacataaaatttttagtacATGTCCTCTAATTATTGCTTTTCTCTTAAACAATACTATTCAGATTTAGAATAAATATGTCATCACTCTCTGTTATTCAGATTCACATCACCAACAGGAGCAATTATAAGTTACAcagcaacaacaccaacaattaaaTCACaataacacaataaaaataagaaaaaaataataacagaCAGAATTCAAACTCAGATGAGGGCCAGAATTCAAACCGAGTTGAGGGAGAGGGAGCAGTGGAGCACAGGCGATGGAATTAGAACAGACAACGGCCGTGGAACAGAGGCGACGTAATGCGACGATAAAGACGAGCTGCGACGGCGCTGGAGCAGTGGGAGTGGGGACGGCGGCTGGACCAGATTTGACGGCGGCGACACAGCTTGAAGAAGAGAGCAGTGGCTAGGGTTTTTCTTTGAGAGAGAAGAGCTTCAATGTCTCGGTGAGTGGTGAGCGAAGGTGAGAAGACGAAGGAAAAGGGCGACGGTGAGTGGGGTGAGCAAAGGTGAAGACGAAGGAGAAGGGCGACGGTGAGTGGTGGTGGCGTGAAGCTTTCTGAAAGAGAGGGAGCAAGGCACGGGTTTCTGAAGGAGGGGAGggcttcttaaaaaaaaaaattcattaagtATACATTAATATATTAGAAAACACTTCAAAAGcgcacccaaaacttaataaataggctactctttaaaagcgtctcctttgatacgaaaagtgaacctatagatatcaacctacgtCTACGCTTTATAAGTAATTTTTATAATACCTAAGGTTACGCTTTTTAAATGATGTCGcatttgtgtatccttttctcttataaaaaggcaacacggagaaaagcgtagcctattctatgaataggctacgcttttcaaatgtagcttaaaaaaagtgtggctgaatggatatttttcttgtagtgaacaataataataataataataataataataataataataataataataataataatatgggttTGTGAGTGTGAAAGTATGATTTTAGTATGTGGTAATTTAGTGAAGCAAATAATTTAACATTTGAATCGgtcattttttattgtttgtgAACTAATTCCTCTAttgtttttatcaattttttttttttactatatgaTTCTTTAAGGttcaaaagatatttttttcatCGAAAAAAGTTTCTTCTTTCAGTGATAAAAGTATATTAAAGATCTTAAAGTATCAAAAAACGAATCAAATTAGCAAAAAATTTAGACATTGGTTTATAaatgttgaaaaaattaaaatccgTTTTCATCAACACCTCATAGAGATGAATCACATTGTGTCTTTATTCCCTAAAAAGGTTACAGCTACCATCTATTTGAAAACACATATACTTTACTCCATATTTCAAATACCACAACTATAAAATGGTTATTTTATATTCTTAACATTGCTACATTTCATCATAGTAGAACCCCTTTAGCATAAACCTTTGGTTAAAAACAACCGTTAACCTCCTTGCTGTCCATTATTTCCGATATTGTaacactaacaattaatatttttttcatttattattattattattattattattattattattattattattattattattattatttgttttttataatttagtaacaaatttttattgtacttagtaatattttttagtgtaatgagtattttttacattttatattttaactttaattattctataaaaaaattattaattttgtttgatgaaaaatattttattttaattataataaaaacgtATCAggtaacatattttaattatcaaattaattatataataaagtgagaagaataaaaaatataaaaaaggcgaaa
Coding sequences within it:
- the LOC112801238 gene encoding ent-kaurenoic acid oxidase 1 isoform X2 — encoded protein: MGRIELLTELRRLTFKIIIHIFLGASSTSVMEALEKEYTKLNYGMRALRIDLPGFAFHKAFKARKNLVSIFQNVVNERRKEKLENPNKTTKDMLDQLIDAEDENGRKLADDEVIDIMIMYLNVGHESSGHTTMWATLILQQHPQYFQKAKQEQEEIVKRRPANQKGMTMKEYRQMDFLSKAIDETMRYITFSLMTFREAKRDVKLNGFLIPKGWKVFVCYRAIHQDPQVYPNPRIFDPSRFDISMFSNTNFWLAIGVNGLCLFSC
- the LOC112801238 gene encoding ent-kaurenoic acid oxidase 2 isoform X1; the encoded protein is MYLAFMDELMKNELEKWSKMGRIELLTELRRLTFKIIIHIFLGASSTSVMEALEKEYTKLNYGMRALRIDLPGFAFHKAFKARKNLVSIFQNVVNERRKEKLENPNKTTKDMLDQLIDAEDENGRKLADDEVIDIMIMYLNVGHESSGHTTMWATLILQQHPQYFQKAKQEQEEIVKRRPANQKGMTMKEYRQMDFLSKAIDETMRYITFSLMTFREAKRDVKLNGFLIPKGWKVFVCYRAIHQDPQVYPNPRIFDPSRFDISMFSNTNFWLAIGVNGLCLFSC